A window of Methylocaldum szegediense genomic DNA:
GATCGTTCCCAGCGAGGTTTGGGGGTTCGACATGAACGTGTTTCGGGCAGTGTTGCAGAATTCGCCCGCCGTCTGTTTCCGGCTTCTGGGCCGGATGAGCCAGCGCCTTCGCCAGCTGCTGCAGGAAATCGACGAGTTAACCCTTCAGAACGCCACGATGCGGCTTGCGCAATACCTGCTTCGGTCCGCGCCTGAGCCAAGCTGTGGACGTTACAGCGTGCATTGGGAAACGCCGAAGCAAGTGCTGGCTTCGCGGCTTTCGGTTCGTCCGGAGACGTTTTCCCGGATTCTTCAGCAATTGGCGCAGGCCGGCATAATCCAGGTCCACGGCAAGACGGTGGAGGTGCTGGATGCGGCCCGTTTGAGGAACTGGGCGGGCCAGAGCGATTAGTCATCTAAGAAACGGCGGCTTGACCTGTCCGCCGTTTTAGGACGGCAGCCGAAGCCGTACCCACCGCTGCGGCGGCGCTGTCGGATTTTCGCCGTTCGGCGATTTCGCTCAGTCGCCCACTGCGCCGAGTTCAAGCCGGGACGGAACCTGCCCATCGACCTCGTCGGACGTAGATTCGGCCTTTCCGATACCGACATGCGTACGATCGACGCCGGGCAGCCCGATCAGCTCTTGCTGAATCGCCTTGGCGCGGCGGTCTGCCAGTGCTTCGAGTTCGGAGGTAGGTAAGGGCGGCGCGTTGCTTACCAAGTGTTCGAACAGGCGTTCGTAGAAATCCTGG
This region includes:
- a CDS encoding Crp/Fnr family transcriptional regulator, whose product is MKRTMPDWIYRHLLFAELDQPQLAQVVTAALPVQLDAGEELFTHGQRATRFFILETGTIQLYRLSPAGEEKVIELIWPGQSFAEAVMFMEGNRYPVSARAIVPSEVWGFDMNVFRAVLQNSPAVCFRLLGRMSQRLRQLLQEIDELTLQNATMRLAQYLLRSAPEPSCGRYSVHWETPKQVLASRLSVRPETFSRILQQLAQAGIIQVHGKTVEVLDAARLRNWAGQSD